The genomic stretch GTATCTTTTCGATCACATTGGCCATGGTAAAGGTTTTCCCTGACCCGGTAACCCCAAGCAAGGTTTGGAAACGATTTCCGTCGTTGATAGATTTCACCAAGGCTTCGATCGCTTCAGCCTGATCACCACCCGGGGTGTAGTCGGCGGCCAACTTAAACGGTTTCGGAGTTTCCATTTAGCTATAAAAATCTCAATTCTCTAAGTATCCACAGAGCCGTCTGTATCTATATTTTTGTTGAAGATCTCGATATCAAGCTGTCCTTCCCACTTCCCCACAATGGTTGTTACCATAGCGTCACCCGTAATGTTAACGGAAGTTCGCACCATATCAAGAAGACGATCAATTCCCCAGATGATAGCAATCGCGTCTACCGGCAAACCCAACTGGGTAAGTACAACAGACAACATAATGAGTCCTGCACTCGGAACGCCAGCTGTTCCTACAGAAGCAATAGTAGCGGTAAAAATAACCGTTATTAAGTTTCCGAAGGTTAGATCTATTCCGTAAGCCTGGGCAATAAAGATGGTCGCCGCACCTTGCATGATAGCCGTACCGTCCATGTTGATTGTGGCACCTAATGGAACCGTAAAAGACGCAATAGAGTTATCCACGCCCAGACGATCTTCTACAGCTCTCAAAGTTACCGGAATGGTTGCGTTGCTGCTGGCTGTGCTAAATGCGAATATTTGTGCGTTCCGCATTTTACGCAGGAACATCAGAGGGTTCAATCCAGCTAGAAGTTTCAAAAGCAATGGATAGACAAAGGCCACATGAATGATCAACACCCCCACAACCAGAAAGAAATACTTTGCCAATGGCCAAATCGCATCAAAACCCTGAGTAGCAAAGGTTCTGCTAACCAAACAAAATACACCGTAAGGAGCTAATTCTATCAGAATTAGAACCAGCTTCATAACCACTTCATTAAGATCCTGAAATACTGCGAGCACACGCTTTCCGCGATCGCCCGACATCGTTAGTGCTAATCCAAAGAGCACCGCAAACACGATAATTTGCAACATGTTACCCTGGACCATCGCCTGAAAGGGATTGCTGGGAAACAAGTTGATAATCACTTCTTTTAACGGAGGTGCCTCATCGGGTGTGA from Verrucomicrobiota bacterium encodes the following:
- a CDS encoding dicarboxylate/amino acid:cation symporter, coding for MSKKKKLSLTAKILIGMVLGILLGSLLNESYSNETWVKPYLVEGLFGVVGTIFINALKMLVVPLVLVSLICGTAALDDARRVGTVGVKAVSLYLLTTAIAITMALVFALLVNPGKGIDPEKFIQKEVVEKSLVEKQVILLESELDAVKAVINDVATNQLKLDPLFKFAGKKEEEAVSTFTPDEAPPLKEVIINLFPSNPFQAMVQGNMLQIIVFAVLFGLALTMSGDRGKRVLAVFQDLNEVVMKLVLILIELAPYGVFCLVSRTFATQGFDAIWPLAKYFFLVVGVLIIHVAFVYPLLLKLLAGLNPLMFLRKMRNAQIFAFSTASSNATIPVTLRAVEDRLGVDNSIASFTVPLGATINMDGTAIMQGAATIFIAQAYGIDLTFGNLITVIFTATIASVGTAGVPSAGLIMLSVVLTQLGLPVDAIAIIWGIDRLLDMVRTSVNITGDAMVTTIVGKWEGQLDIEIFNKNIDTDGSVDT